aaaaaataaaaacatgtagcCCTACCCACAGCTTACCTGCTCCAACTGCTCTCCAAACAAAAATTAGGAAGATGGCCGCCTCAGGatccttccatccattttctaaatCGCTtaatccagttcagggtcaAGGGGCAACTGGAGCCTagcccagcaattaacaggcgagaggcatggtacaccttggacaggttgccagtctatcgcagggccaacacagagagacaacaaTAACCATTCACTCACAGGAATAGTTTAGAAATACCAATAAACCTAGCATGCAtatctttggatggtgggaggaagttggagtacccggagagaaccccacacatacatggggagaacattcAAACTCAGTAATCTGAAttctaaaagattttttttttataagaaaaaaataaatgttctgctttattattattatttatattaaaatacttTTCCATTGCAAGAACAACTTTGTGAAACTGTTTGAGATAATCTGTTTCCAATACAGTACACTCAAGGGATCTGACACATTACAATGACTAAGACATAAAAAATGCTGAAGCCTATCAGAGCTTCATTATTTAAGAGAGACTGACAGAGATAAACGCTGACAACAGATATATTTCAGATCTGATGTGCAATATTGCTATTTGTACCAGCAGTGCATGGACAGCATAGGCTTGACCATCAATACACAATGGACTTTTTCAGCTCTGCTTCTGGAAGAAATATCACATTTGTGCGTCCTGAATATTTTATCATAAGTGGATTTATTGGTATACCTAACATGAAGTATTACtatgtctttctcttttttctttatgtaatttCAGTACttggaaacacagctgtaatGGTTGTAATTTACCTGGATCATAACCTAAAAACTCCTAAATATGTTGCTGTCTTTAACCTTGCTTTTGTGGACTTGTTAGGTAGCTCTGCTCTAGTTCCAAAGGTGATAGACATCTTTCTGTTTAATCATTACAACATCTCTTACAATGACTGTTTGACgttcctgtttttctgttacACCTGCCTTTCAATGCAGGCTCTTAATCTGGTTGCTCTCTCCTACGATCGACTGGTAGCCATCATCTATCCTCTGCACTATCAAGTGAAGGTGACCCACAAATTTATGTTCTCTTTGATTGCCTCTTTCTGGATTATTGCTATTATTGCTCTACTAACTGTAGTAGGTCTTCTTACCAGACTTTCCTTTTGTAAATCTGTGGTTATTAACAGCTACTTCTGTGATCATGGCCAGATATACAGACTTGCATGCAATGATTATACTCCTAATGATGTCATTGGCAGATTGTTGACCTTTCTTATTCTTTATCTTCCCCTTATAATTATCTTGTGTAGTTACATTTGCATTGGCAAAGCTTTAGCTAAAGTAGCCACAGTTCAAGAAAGAGTGAAGGCCCTTAAAACTTGTTCAGCTCATCTTTCCTTGGTGGCAATCACTTTTATTCCAATAATGATCACATTTGCCATGGGTGCAGGAATAGATCCAAATGCCAGGATTATAAATTTGTCTTTGACCTCAGTCTTACCTCCTATGTTAAATCCAATTATTTATGTTCTGCAGACACATGAAATCAAAGTATCAATGAAGAGAATATTAAAATTTAGGAGGCAATCCAAAATTCTGGTAAAGTGAGATCGGATGAAGCCCATCTTATAGAGTAATCATCTGTTGTTATGTTGGTATTTGTTATGCTTTAACTGAAGATCCCACATTTTCAGAGTTGATGCttttgtttgggggggggggtgcaaaGTTTATCAGGAAGGCACCCTCCTGGCATGATCAGGGTGTACTTATTGTTAGTGATATGGAGCAGATAACAGAGAAAACACATGCAAAACACTTTTGCTATTGATGAAGTACTTTATCAGCTATTTGCtgatttttgttaaatatgCAAAAGAGATAAGTAACTTTACCTTTATCCTTAACCACTTTCAAGTGACAGCCTTTTGAATTCTTGATAAGTTGAACAACTTACTTGTAAAATCCTGGCACCTAAAGAGTTAATTGCCACAAGAGGCTGAAGTAATTGTGATGTTATTTAGAAACCAGATGTAGGATTGTAAATTCTTTGTATTGTGTTGAATCATTTTAAATCACATCATAAATTGCATCAAACCAAATCACATTGTATAAAGTCAAATTGTTGTCAAATCATTAATGAATCTCACTGCATCTTAGACATTATTGCATTGTATCAGCAGGGGCTTCATTTATCGTTAATTTATCGTTTCACTGGCAGCTTATTGAGATGTGTTTTGAATCAGCCTCATTGGTGGAGATTCACATCCCTACACTGTATgtgattgatttttattttttggtcacCACCTTGCCCTGATGTAAGCAAATAACATTAGATTTCACAATATCTCCCAAATtaccctgtctatctgccacctcatcacacCCCATTGCTTCCCACCACTCAACTGTATTTaaataacaattttattttaacttcttaaaataatttctctgtaaaatatgtgtatagctgctattattgttattataatatTTCAGGGTTTAATAATGTTTACGATACAGTTATGTATAACTTTCGTTCGTTCGttgtttctttcattctttctttctttcgttcgTTCCTTCTTTGAGAACCTAACCACTTATCAACTTTAAACTTCTGTCTGTTAGCGTATCTACCTTCCTAAGCAAAAGTGTAAGTTTAAAacatctttcttttatttaatcttgacaGTTTTTTCTAGTAGTCCTGTATTAAAATtgttagaagaaaataaagttcaataaaattaatagtttcatagttgtaatttttttcagtaGAGTTTGTAGTTTATAGTTATAATTGTTCTCTCCTTAAGACTATTGCAAGCATATTCTGTGAATCGTAATCTGTGAATCTTACACTGTAGCCGTGACTGTGTGCATATATTGTCAGTAGATACATAACTCATTTTTCTCATGTGAAAAACTAGACATGACCTTACTAAGAAGATAATGCAATCTTCAGTTCACATTTGGCTCTCTTTCGGTTCACACTTGGCTGTGCACTGTTCACAGCTTGCTTGTGCCGGTTTTTGTGCAAAACTGAACTCCTTGCAAGTAAATGACTCTACCACGATTCAGTTGGTCTGTTGTTCCTGTTTTAAAGTCtgggattatttttttccaacaaaaatACCTGTtgttgaacagaaaaaaatgcgCCTTTTCAAGTCACTTTGGGCAGACCTGATCCTGATCCTGTCTCTGTCCCGTCCCACGTTTTTACACAATTTGTCTTCTTGCAGGTGTTCCAGATGattatctgctgttttcttacagaggctgtaggatGTTTTTGGTTTCATGGGTGAGCAATTAGGTAATTGCAACATTTAATATTgtgattttgattaaaaaaaaacaaacaaacaaacaaacaaaaaaacaattaatcattCCGCCCTACCCACAGCTCAACTGCTCCAACTGCTCTCCAAACAAAAATGAGGAAGATGGCCGCCTCaggatccatccatccattttctaaatCGTTTAATCAAGCCTatctggagcctatcccagcaattaacaggcgagaggcaTGGTGcaccttggacaggtcaccagtctattgcagggccaacacagagagacaacaaTAACCATTCGCTCACGTTCACTCACAGGAATagtttagagtgaccaattaacctagcCTGCAtatctttggatggtgggaggaagttGGAGTTCCTGGAGAGAATCCACGCATACGTGGGGAGAACATTCAAACTCAGTAATCTGAATCAGTAATCTGATTTctaaaagaatttttattttttaatgtgaaaaatgaaatgttctGCTCATCAACAGGTTTTTAAAGTACTTTTCCATTGCAAGAACAACTTTGTGAAACTGAGATAATCTGTTTCCAATACAGTACACTCAAGGGGTCTGACGCATTACAATGACTAAGGCATAAAAACATGCTGAAGCCTATCAGAGCTTCATTATTTGAGAGAGACTGACAGAGATAAGAGCTGacaacatatatattttagcTTAGATGTGCAATATTGCTATTTGTACCAGCAGTGCATGGACAGCATAGGCTTGGCCATCAATTCATGATGGATTTTATCAACTCTGCTTCTGGAAAATATATTGCAGACTTTCATGCAATGATTATACTCCAAGCCGAGTCCTTGGCAATCTGTTGCCACTTATTATTCTCTATCTTCCCtttgcaattattttattaagttttctttttatccgCAAGGCTTTAGCTAAAGTAGCCACATTTCAAGAGAGAGCAAAGGCCTTTAAAAGTTGTACAGCTCATCTTTCGTTAGTGGCAATCTATTTCATACTAGAATTAATTATATTCACAATGAGTGCAAATATACATCCAAATGCTAGGATTATAAATCTGTCTTTGACCTCAGGCTTTCCTCCAATGTTAAATCCAATTATTTATGTTCTGCAGACACATGAAATCAAAGTATCAATTAagtgaataataaaaattagGAGGCAACCCAAAACTATGGTAAGGTGAAATATGATATAACCCAAATTATTCCTTAAATTATCTGTTATGCTTTGACTGAATGTGCCATAGCTTTACAAATAGTTGAGCCTTTTAATGgctgtggaagaaattttacttattatgttttatatacactgctcaaaaaataaagggaacactaaaatgaTACaccctagatctgaatgaatgaaatattcttattaaacactttgttctttacatagttgaatgtgctgacaacaaaatcacacaaaaattattaaTGGAAATCACATTTAtcaacccatggaggtctggatttggagacacactcaaaattaaagtggaaaaacacaccacaggctgatccagctttgatgtaatgtcctttaaacaagtcaaaatgaggctcagtagtgtgtgtggcctccatgtgcccatatgacctccctacaatgcctgggcatgctcctgatgaggtggcagatggtctcctgagtgatctcctcccagacctagACTAAAGCTtccgccaactcctggacagtcagTGGTGCAACATGGCATTGGTGGATGGAgcaagacatgatgtcccagatgtgctcagttggattcaggtctggggaatgggcgggccagtccatagcattaatgccttcgtcttgcaggatctgctgacacactccagccacatgagatctagcattgtcttgcattaggaggaacccagggccaaccgcatcagcatatggtctcacaagcagtctgaggatctcatctcggtacctaatgacagtcaggctacctctggtgagcacatggaggtctgtgtccccccccaaagaaatgtcaccccacaccattactgacccactgccaaaccagtcatgctggaggatgttgcaggcagcagaacgttctccacggcatctccagactctttcacatctgtcacatgtgctcagtgtgaacctgctttcatctgtgaagagcacagggcgccGGTGGCGAatttgccaatcttggtgttctctggcaaatgccaaatgTCCTGCacagtgttgggctgtaagcacaaccccccACCTGTGGACATTGGGCACTCATACCACcatcatggagtctgtttctgaccgtttgagcagacacatgcacatttatgGCCTGCTGGATgtcattttgcagggctctggcagtgcttctcctgttcctccttgcacaaaggcagaggtagcggtcctgctgctgggttgttgccctcctacggcctcctccacatctcctgatgtacaggcctgtctcctggtagcgcctccatgctctggacactacattgacagacacagcaaaccttcttgccacagctcacattgatgtgccatcctggatgagctgcactacctaagccacttgtgtgggttgtagactccatctcatgctaccactagagtgaaagcaccgccagcattcaaaagtgaccaaaacatcagccagaaagcaggaacttagaagtggtctgtggtcaccacctgcagaaccactcctttattgggggtgtcttgctgattgcctataatttccacctgttatCTATTCCATTtgcatgtgaaattgattgtcaattagtattgcttcctaagtggacagtttgatttcccagatgtgtgattgacttggagttacattgtgttatTTAAGTattgcctttatttttttaacagtgtattataatcacacctgtaataatttcctttcattattcattcctttattcattcatttattaaatatattcacACTGATTATTTCCCTTTATTAAATTTTGttatactttactcattcctgacTCTTGGtaattaatttttctacaacacggCCCCTTTATGTTACCTTACGTTGGTTAATAGTTTTGCCCGTTTTAAACATTGCCATGTGTCATCATCCACATACTTCCATGCAGGTTTTGCATTGCCATGGGTGTTAGgccagttcctccactagtggcattgctaagttcagagttcactcccgcaaTCCATCATCAGTTTCAGATACCTTAAGGCAGCAGTAATGCATCACTATAAAGTTGTTCCCAACATGCCCTAACCATTTGCACATTTCTTCAAAAGTTCACAAAATATCTACAGCTCCTATCTGTGTGGCCTCCCGGCCGACCCTCCAGAGATCCAACTCCTTTCTGTGTGGCCTTCTGGCCACCTTCTAGAGATCCAGCTCCTGTCTGCACAAATTCCCAGCCACCCTCCAGGGCCAAACCTGCTGTCTGCGTGGCCTCTGAGCCACCCTCCTGAACTTTGTTGCCTGGAGTGTTTGCTTGGGCCTGGTTTCTGTTCTGGCTTCTTGTGTTTGGTCTTTGTCATGGTTTTGGTTTGAtcttggtttcttgtattttcttgtatttagggtcatgttctgtgttttttggtttctgctcattaaTTCACCTGGTCTAATTTGCTCATTCACCTCACCTCTATCTtgttcctcagtgtatttaaggCATGGGTTTCAGTTCCTCCCTTGAcctctggtttctgtttctgctgttaGTTTAGTATGTCCATGCCATGTCCATGTTTTTGCTACCCAAGTCTTATTTTCTGTAAGTTAAGTTCtactttattaaaacctttaacTTCATCGGTCTGCCTCCCGCCTCATCAGCCCGCACTTGGGTCCTCATGTCCACGACTCTTCTGACAATGTGATGGTTTCATATGAATATGAACAAGTATGAAAATGTTATCAGtgttttgattaaaattaattcCACAGAGCTTTGATCTGTAGAAACgttcaaatcaaattaaatgtgtatatttattttcgtacaagtagcacaaagtgctttacatgaaaatgatttttgagagttaaaaacacaagccATCACACACAAGTTTGaacaatttataaaaaaaaaaaaaaaaaaacacacacacacactaagcaCACATAGAGTCCATCCATATCTCTCATGTTCTTAAATAACTGCATGTACTAAATATACTGGAAATGCTGTTAGTAGATTTTAGagattacataaatatttaagaaacaatttaatgaattaattaaaagagAGACTTGTATATGTTAAGTTATAAACAAATGTAAGATTTGCAGTCAATGAATTTGGAAATATACATCcgtccattttctatactgcttagttTCAGCAGTAATTCAGGGTTGCAAACAAGAAGCAGGGTAAACCCTGGGCAGTTTGCAAGGCTATCACAGGGCCAAtacagagagagacaaacaaccatatACACTCACATTCACTCTAAGGAAGAATTTTGAGTGACCAGATAACCTAGCATGCATTTCTTTGGACAGAAGAGGAAACTGGAGACATGGGGAGAGCATGCAAACTCAACATAAACCTTCCTGCTGAGGCTGGATCCCAGCagctttcttgctgtgaggccgcagTCCTTACCACCACACCGCTGTGCAGCCATCCACCTCAGATTGAAGAGAGAGTGAATAAGCTATGTTGCAATGCGATGACATTGAGCGGTGAAAAGATGAACTGCTCTCCCTCATTTCACAAGTCAGAAACCAAAGGGTCTTGATAGGGATGGGTGACAGTAACATCCATGTAATCACTGAATAGTGAAAGTATGTTTAATAACAGCAGTGGCTCCTCTGTCGCTCATAGCTTTTTGTATCATGGGAGTCCCAGAGAGTATGCCAGTAGATGATCACAGGATGGAAATACTCAGGTCAAATTAAACGTAATAGCTTCTCCCTTTCAATATCAGTTGAATATTATatcatttctgttttagaatagcaaaaacaatattaaaatgtaCCAAATCAATAAACATAGCGagggaaacacatttttatttcatgtaaagaagaaataagCAACACATTTAGGCAATAATTAAATTACAAAATTGCAACATGAAAATCAGTAATCTGAATTCTAAAAGAATGTTTTGAtgtgaaaaactaaatgttCTGCTTGTCAACAGGTTTTTGACATACTTTTCCATTGCACGTTAGAGATCTGTTTCCAATACAGTACACTCAAGGGATCTGACATATTACAATGACTAAGACATAAAAAATACTGAAGCCTATCAGAGCGTCATTATTTGAGAGAGACTGAGAGAGATAAGAGCTGACAACAAATATATTTCAGCTTAGATGTGCAATATTGCTATTTGTACCAGCAGTGCATGGACAGCATCGGCTTGACCATCAATACACAATGGACTTTTTCAACTCTGCTTCTGGAAGAAATATCACCTTTGTGCGTCCtgcatattttattataagTGGATTTATTGGTATACCCAACATGAAGTATTACtatgtctttctcttttttctttatgtaatttCAGTACttggaaacacagctgtaatGGCTTTAATTTGTCTGGATCATAACCTACAAACTCCTAAATATGTTGCTGTCTTTAACCTTGCATTTGTGGACTTGTTAGGTAGCTCTGCTCTAGTTCCAAAAGTGATAGATatctttttgtttaatcattACAACATCTCTTACAATGACTGTTTGACgttcctgtttttctgttacACTTGCCTTTCAATGCAGTCTCTTAATCTGGTTGCTCTCTCCTATGATCGACTGGTAGCCATCATCTATCCTCTGCACTATCAAGTGAAGGTGACCCACAAATTTATGTTCTCTTTGATTGCCTCTTTCTGGATTATTGGGATAATCTCTACACTTGCTGCAGTTGGTCTTCTCACAAGACTTTCCTTTTGTAAATCTTCTGTGGTTATTAACAGCTACTTCTGTGATCATGGCCAGATATACAGACTTGCATGCAATGACTATACACCTAATGATATCATTGGTGAAGTGTTGCCCATTCTTATTCTTTATCTTCCCCCTATAATTATCGTGTGTAGTTACATTTGCATTGGCAAAGCTTTAGCTAAAGTAGCCACAGTTCAAGAAAGAGTGAAGGCCCTTAAAACTTGTACAGCTCATCTTTCATTGGTGGCAATCTATTTTATTCCAATAATGACCACATTTGTCATGGGTGCAGGAATAGATCCAAATGCCAGGATTATAAATTTGTCTTTGACCTCAGTCATACCTCCTATGTTAAATCCAATTATTTATGTTCTGCAGACACATGAAATCAAAGTATCAATGAAGAGAATATTAAAATTTAGGAGGCAATCCAAAATTCTGGTAAAGTGAGATCAGAGGAAGCCCATCTTATTTTCTCTAGAGTAATAATCTGTCATGCTGGTATTTGTTATGCTTTAACTGAAGATCTCACATTTTTGTTGATGCTTTTAATATGTGAACAGCTCTTAAGTTGTGGCAGTCCATTTTATCCAAAACATCCAAGCAGATTATTCACTAGTCTCAAACTCCGGTTAAAAAACGTATGTGTTTTAGCAGCTTTTGTGTCATGCTCAACACCTGATGCTGCAGGATAAAATAAGTTGTCACACTGCATCTTCACTTTATGCCATTGCACTGATTTATTGTTAACATTTACTGTATGAAGACATAATTTTCTTTGTCTGGGcaattgttaaaataaaataaatatttttaatattttacaagcGCTTCTAATTGAAGCTCGAGGAGCTTGAACCTGTGGCCTTAATTTATAATTAGTTATTTATAATTGCAGCCTTTTTGGAAATAATTCAAAATTTCATCTTTTCACAAAGTTTATCAGGAAGATTAAGTTTGAAAGCCACCCTCCTGTCATGATGAGGGTGCGCTTATTGTCAGTGATATGGAGCAGATTACAGAGAAAATCACACGCACAACATTTTTGCACTGTTGATGAAGTCATTTCTCAGCTATTTGCCAATTCTCATTCAATATGTGAAAGAGATTAATAAACCTACTCCCATCATAAACTAAAATACCTTCATCCTTAACCACTTCCAAGGAACattgttttgacttttttacataaaaataaacttcctTGGAAAATCCTGGAGCCTAAAGGGTTGATTGCCACAAGAGGTTACAGGATATGGAATAGCTACCTGTAGGAAGGGGAGAGATGAAAGGGAGAAGTGatcctcattaacagacattcCAAGCACCTAACGTACCCtctaaaataatgttttattttagagtCCCTGAAGTTTGTCTCTTGAGATACATTCTGAACACCAGAGATTTCAAAAGAATTGTAAATGTAGGTAACACAGCTACTTAAACAGTTTCAGGAGTCACAAtaactgtttatttgtttgtttattactATTCTGttgtttgattaaattttctttgtttgaattaaattttgtatatatatatatatatatatatatatatatatatatatatatatatatatatatatatatatatatatatataaatacacacacacacacaccacacacacatgcagagatgctcatcataaaattagaatatcatgaaaaagttgatttatttcagtaaatcccttcaaaaagcaaaacttgtataatgtagacattcattcctcaaaGACTGACATatatcaaatgtttatttttttttattttaataattataactgacaactaattaaaatcccaaattcaatatcccagaaaattagGATTTTAAGACCACtacaaaaaaaggatttctagaaatactggccaactgaaaagtattaacatgaaaagtatgagcatgtacagcactcaaTATTCAGTTGGGGCCTTTTgcctgaattactgcagcaatgtggcgtggcatggagtcgatcagtctgtggcactgctcaggtgttatAAGAGCCCACgttgctctgatagtggcctTCAGTTCTTCTGTATTGTTGGGTCTGGTGTatcacatcttcctcttcacaataTCCCATAAAGTAGAGTGTGGCATCaggtgtttttaattattaacctttccacaatattcacattttctgaGATAcccaatttgtttttgtttttttatagatgtcagttataatcatcaatattaaaagaaataaacatttcaaatatgtcagtctgtgacgaatgaatgtctacattatacaagtttctcTTCtgataaagatttattttgtgtgtggtGCTATATTGCGGTGCCACCATTAATGAGGTGCCAAGTCCTAATTACCTCAAATCTGCCAACATGGACATCAGCATGGAAATCTGGACTGACATATAGAGCTGGCTAAATGCACCATGTATCTTTCTCAGCATGTTCGCATCAGTAAAACCCATTGTTACATCGATTATTACATAGTTTATCTCTTCTTTACCTGTGTTTTCAAGGTACCTTGAACACACCCTCACTATCATGGCATTTTcttattaaaactaaaacaggtAAAGAGGAAATATTTTCTTATATAAGTTTTATAAGTGTTTTGTGAAACATTGTAAAACCAGAAGCACTCAAAGAGCACAAACCTCTGCCAAACTAtcgtaaatgttttttttttctttgttttttgccaatgattgttgGCATTAATTTTAGAGTTATAGGCTCTAATGGTAAAatgatccctatctccccatagcAAAGAATCCAGACAGAGAACACTAGGCTCATTAatgcttgacacagaagacggatatacagacagacggacacctTTGTCTGTTTCCTGTGTCGTTAACATGCATTTTGGTGCATTCGTCAATTGatgcaacaaaaagaaaaataccatCTGAAACCACGGggtcagtgttgagcagtataacAAACCtgtgaccagcaaaaggaaGAAACTACAGAAGAGGAGGAACAAGAGAAGGAAGAGAAAGATGACGACATGGACAACAATTGTGGAGATGGAGAgaacttttgaagaaagactgtgtgagtgtgttcgGCAGTTGCAAATAATTTTGTAGCattgcattactgccaccaactgGTGTCCAAATGTGACATGAGAACGCAGGAGTGACCTCTGAAGATGAGaatgagattaaaaacaaatgtaatgacaaaaacattttgttcatgattttgtgtttattatggaTTAAACAATCCTCTGTTCTATACTGAATTCttttaaagctggatttattggtttgctttaaagaaaacaatcaaCTATCAAATACATCCTTCACAGAGAAAGATGTCACGGCTGGGTTCAGCCGTCGGAGTGAGGTGAAGCAGGACCCAAATAGCAGACTTAATAACTGTCGAAAATAGAACAAGTTTATTGAATACAGGGGTTCTGGGTTGTCCGAGCTGGAGAGGTTCTGGatctctgggaggagaggagaatgGTGAGTGGCAGTCCTAAACAACAATATCCTGTTTTTCCAAGCTTGGTGAGCGGCTTACTATATCCAAATGAAAATCCAGACTGGAGGAGGAGGTTGCTGCTGCTGATCCCGAGCTGAAGGGTGGTAGGGCAAGCAAGCAGGTAGGCAAGGTAACGAGCTGGTGATCGGAGGAGGAAGACTGGAGGTCAGATGTACTGGAATGCTGGAGCTGCGACAAtgctggagaggaggggaaAAGGCAAGGCAAAGATGAGTGTACTAGACTGGAACAATGGCAATACTAGTAGCGGCCTGATTTACCACGGTAACAGTGAGAATAATCTGGAGAGGTCTAGTTG
The sequence above is a segment of the Melanotaenia boesemani isolate fMelBoe1 chromosome 15, fMelBoe1.pri, whole genome shotgun sequence genome. Coding sequences within it:
- the LOC121654441 gene encoding olfactory receptor 1500-like, encoding MDFFNSASGRNITFVRPAYFIISGFIGIPNMKYYYVFLFFLYVISVLGNTAVMALICLDHNLQTPKYVAVFNLAFVDLLGSSALVPKVIDIFLFNHYNISYNDCLTFLFFCYTCLSMQSLNLVALSYDRLVAIIYPLHYQVKVTHKFMFSLIASFWIIGIISTLAAVGLLTRLSFCKSSVVINSYFCDHGQIYRLACNDYTPNDIIGEVLPILILYLPPIIIVCSYICIGKALAKVATVQERVKALKTCTAHLSLVAIYFIPIMTTFVMGAGIDPNARIINLSLTSVIPPMLNPIIYVLQTHEIKVSMKRILKFRRQSKILVK
- the LOC121654453 gene encoding olfactory receptor 2AP1-like: MDFFSSASGRNITFVRPEYFIISGFIGIPNMKYYYVFLFFLYVISVLGNTAVMVVIYLDHNLKTPKYVAVFNLAFVDLLGSSALVPKVIDIFLFNHYNISYNDCLTFLFFCYTCLSMQALNLVALSYDRLVAIIYPLHYQVKVTHKFMFSLIASFWIIAIIALLTVVGLLTRLSFCKSVVINSYFCDHGQIYRLACNDYTPNDVIGRLLTFLILYLPLIIILCSYICIGKALAKVATVQERVKALKTCSAHLSLVAITFIPIMITFAMGAGIDPNARIINLSLTSVLPPMLNPIIYVLQTHEIKVSMKRILKFRRQSKILVK